One window of the Bos mutus isolate GX-2022 chromosome X, NWIPB_WYAK_1.1, whole genome shotgun sequence genome contains the following:
- the ASB9 gene encoding ankyrin repeat and SOCS box protein 9, producing MDGERPGRNGSKPPDMRLFSNPLMGDFVSDWSPVHEAAIHGRLLSLRSLINQGWPVNLITADRVSPLHEACLGGHPSCVKILLRHGANVNSVTVDWHTPLFNACVSGSHECVNLLLQYGASPHPENDLASPIHEAAKRGHMQCIESLVAHGGDIDQNIHHLGTPLYMACENLQVACAKKLLESGVNVNQGRGLDSPLHAVARASSGELVSLLLDFGADTQARNAEGKRPLELVPPESPLIQLLQREGPSSLMQLCRLRIRKCFGIKQHHKITELNLPEELKRFLLHI from the exons ACTTTGTATCTGATTGGTCTCCTGTGCATGAAGCAGCCATTCATGGACGTCTGCTGTCTTTGAGGAGCCTCATCAACCAG gggtGGCCAGTGAACCTCATCACTGCAGATCGTGTGTCTCCACTCCACGAAGCCTGTCTTGGAGGTCATCCCTCCTGTGTAAAAATATTACTGAGACATGGAGCTAAT GTGAACAGTGTCACTGTAGACTGGCACACTCCCTTGTTTAATGCTTGTGTCAGCGGCAGCCACGAGTGTGTGAATTTGCTTCTGCAATATGGAGCCAGTCCCCACCCGGAGAATGACCTGGCGTCCCCCATCCACGAAGCTGCTAAGAGAG GCCACATGCAGTGCATCGAGTCTCTTGTGGCTCACGGGGGCGACATTGACCAAAACATCCACCACCTGGGAACACCGTTATATATGGCTTGTGAAAACCTGCAGGTGGCCTGTGCCAAGAAACTTCTGGAGTCAG GAGTGAATGTGAACCAGGGCCGGGGGCTGGACTCCCCTCTTCATGCAGTGGCCAGGGCATCTAGCGGGGAGCTGGTCAGTCTGCTCCTGGACTTTGGAGCAGACACCCAGGCCAGGAATGCTGAAGGCAAACGACCCTTGGAACTGGTGCCTCCAGAGAGCCCCCTGATCCAGCTCTTGCAGAGAGAAG GGCCCTCTTCTTTGATGCAGTTATGCCGCCTTAGAATTCGGAAGTGCTTTGGGATCAAGCAGCATCATAAGATCACTGAGCTCAACCTCCCTGAGGAGCTGAAACGGTTTCTCCTCCACATTTAA